In Stigmatopora nigra isolate UIUO_SnigA chromosome 2, RoL_Snig_1.1, whole genome shotgun sequence, a single window of DNA contains:
- the atf3 gene encoding cyclic AMP-dependent transcription factor ATF-3 isoform X1: MRRRRRRKKEEEFVWQRRFPETVSSLSVCRHPQSGLPESNSRCHVIAMLHNWPRDMFNSALTPAPGSPNGDRSRPEPTGKSAQVSPAESDRRKRRRENNKAAAAKCRKKKKDRTDYLMQESEKLESVNVDLKAQIKVLNQQKQQLSHMLNQHRPTCIVRAQNGRTPDDDSDPLARHFLRGAFSEERHADTAEPCSPGLALDLALDLDGLRWSLST; this comes from the exons atgaggaggaggaggaggaggaagaaggaaGAAGAGTTTGTGTGGCAGCGGCGCTTCCCGGAAACCGTGTCGTCACTCTCAGTGTGTCGTCACCCGCAATCAGGCCTCCCTGAAAGCAACAGCCGA TGTCACGTGATAGCCATGCTGCACAACTGGCCACGTGACATGTTCAACTCGGCCCTGACGCCAGCGCCGGGCTCGCCCAACGGCGACCGCTCCCGCCCCGAGCCGACGGGCAAAAGCGCACAGGTGTCGCCGGCCGAGTCCGACCGCCGGAAGCGAAGGCGCGAGAACAACAAGGCGGCGGCCGCCAAATGCcgcaagaagaagaaggacaGGACAGACTACCTGATGCAG GAATCGGAGAAGCTGGAGAGCGTCAACGTGGATCTAAAGGCCCAGATCAAAGTCCTGAACCAGCAGAAGCAACAGCTGTCCCACATGCTGAATCAACACCGGCCCACCTGCATCGTCCGGGCCCAAAACGGACGCACGCCCGACGACGATAGCGACCCGCTGGCGCGCCACTTCCTCCGGGGCGCTTTCTCCGAGGAGCGGCACGCCGACACGGCGGAGCCCTGCTCGCCGGGACTGGCCCTGGACCTGGCTCTGGACCTGGACGGCCTGCGTTGGTCGCTTTCCACGTGA
- the nsl1 gene encoding kinetochore-associated protein NSL1 homolog isoform X2: METRDGTENNEDFRVRLTSKKHVIEQMEQYKALIKQALDGQTGIEEKTKRHLLEQALADFEAAVTSNVSVSGRTWDDAPEDDGEEEDQFLDLEKEMDDAIVELARKRRAGPPRILSSAVRALRAWRELQVQATCPYWKRLFRNRSRAKSAARRFADRERHEGFDRARVRDGGRKSANHRVAGNAAESSPRLTTGRRL, translated from the exons ATGGAGACGAGAGACGGAACTGAAAACAATGAAGACTTCCGAGTGCGTTTAACGTCGAAGAAACACGTTATTGAACAGATGGAACAGTATAAAGCGCTTATAAAGCAAGCGCTGGACGGTCAAACGGGAATTGAGGAGAAAACCAAGCGACATTTACTTGAGCAGGCGCTGGCG GACTTTGAGGCCGCCGTCACATCCAACGTGTCGGTGAGCGGCCGGACGTGGGACGACGCCCCGGAGGACGACG GTGAGGAGGAAGACCAGTTCCTGGACCTGGAGAAGGAGATGGACGATGCCATCGTGGAGCTGGCCCGCAAGCGCCGCGCCGGCCCTCCGCGGATCCTCAGCTCGGCCGTGCGGGCCCTCAGAGCCTGGCGGGAACTTCAGGTTCAAGCAACATGCCCATATTGGAAGA GACTTTTTCGAAACAGGAGTCGGGCCAAATCCGCCGCCCGTAGATTTGCAGATAG agAACGCCATGAAGGATTTGACAGAGCGCGCGTCCGGGACGGCGGAAGAAAGAGCGCAAATCACAGAG TCGCTGGAAACGCTGCGGAATCAAGCCCGAGGCTTACGACTGGCCGCCGACTTTAG
- the nsl1 gene encoding kinetochore-associated protein NSL1 homolog isoform X1, which produces METRDGTENNEDFRVRLTSKKHVIEQMEQYKALIKQALDGQTGIEEKTKRHLLEQALADFEAAVTSNVSVSGRTWDDAPEDDGEEEDQFLDLEKEMDDAIVELARKRRAGPPRILSSAVRALRAWRELQDFFETGVGPNPPPVDLQIENAMKDLTERASGTAEERAQITESLETLRNQARGLRLAADFRPGRTDLDLDGEEAPPPPRWPELQSDSARAAYARKESTARE; this is translated from the exons ATGGAGACGAGAGACGGAACTGAAAACAATGAAGACTTCCGAGTGCGTTTAACGTCGAAGAAACACGTTATTGAACAGATGGAACAGTATAAAGCGCTTATAAAGCAAGCGCTGGACGGTCAAACGGGAATTGAGGAGAAAACCAAGCGACATTTACTTGAGCAGGCGCTGGCG GACTTTGAGGCCGCCGTCACATCCAACGTGTCGGTGAGCGGCCGGACGTGGGACGACGCCCCGGAGGACGACG GTGAGGAGGAAGACCAGTTCCTGGACCTGGAGAAGGAGATGGACGATGCCATCGTGGAGCTGGCCCGCAAGCGCCGCGCCGGCCCTCCGCGGATCCTCAGCTCGGCCGTGCGGGCCCTCAGAGCCTGGCGGGAACTTCAG GACTTTTTCGAAACAGGAGTCGGGCCAAATCCGCCGCCCGTAGATTTGCAGATAG agAACGCCATGAAGGATTTGACAGAGCGCGCGTCCGGGACGGCGGAAGAAAGAGCGCAAATCACAGAG TCGCTGGAAACGCTGCGGAATCAAGCCCGAGGCTTACGACTGGCCGCCGACTTTAGGCCCGGTCGCACGGATCTGGACTTGGATGGGGAAGAAGCTCCGCCCCCGCCGAGgtggccggagctccagagtgACAGCGCCCGTGCGGCCTACGCCAGGAAAGAAAGCACGGCGAGGGAATAA
- the atf3 gene encoding cyclic AMP-dependent transcription factor ATF-3 isoform X2, producing MLHNWPRDMFNSALTPAPGSPNGDRSRPEPTGKSAQVSPAESDRRKRRRENNKAAAAKCRKKKKDRTDYLMQESEKLESVNVDLKAQIKVLNQQKQQLSHMLNQHRPTCIVRAQNGRTPDDDSDPLARHFLRGAFSEERHADTAEPCSPGLALDLALDLDGLRWSLST from the exons ATGCTGCACAACTGGCCACGTGACATGTTCAACTCGGCCCTGACGCCAGCGCCGGGCTCGCCCAACGGCGACCGCTCCCGCCCCGAGCCGACGGGCAAAAGCGCACAGGTGTCGCCGGCCGAGTCCGACCGCCGGAAGCGAAGGCGCGAGAACAACAAGGCGGCGGCCGCCAAATGCcgcaagaagaagaaggacaGGACAGACTACCTGATGCAG GAATCGGAGAAGCTGGAGAGCGTCAACGTGGATCTAAAGGCCCAGATCAAAGTCCTGAACCAGCAGAAGCAACAGCTGTCCCACATGCTGAATCAACACCGGCCCACCTGCATCGTCCGGGCCCAAAACGGACGCACGCCCGACGACGATAGCGACCCGCTGGCGCGCCACTTCCTCCGGGGCGCTTTCTCCGAGGAGCGGCACGCCGACACGGCGGAGCCCTGCTCGCCGGGACTGGCCCTGGACCTGGCTCTGGACCTGGACGGCCTGCGTTGGTCGCTTTCCACGTGA